The Palaemon carinicauda isolate YSFRI2023 chromosome 7, ASM3689809v2, whole genome shotgun sequence DNA window TACTGCCCGATGGCATGGTGCTCTCCACACGGCTCCGGCGCCAAACCTTGTTCACACAATAGTTCTTTACGATGATAAACCTCGGACTGCTGTGCCAAAACCAGAAGACACAGACCCTCTGGCAAATCTCTATCATGACCTACGCCGTCAAAAGCTAGATCCTTTAGTGCTGGTGGGTGGCTGGCAGGTACTAGAAGTCACCTGTCCCCATTTGCTAGAGGGAGGCGATAACCCACCTACGCCGGAACCAATGCCTTGGTATCCAGCCCAGGTTATTCCAGGGCTACTTTACTTGGGGCATGCAGAAATGGCATCAGACCCCAGAGTGTTATCGGCACTGTGTGTCACGCATGTGGTAGACGTGACAGAGTGCCTTCCTCCTCGCGTCCTCCCTTCAATGAACTATCTAGTTGTTCCATTACCCGAAGAAGAAACAGAAGGTACAAAGCCTTCTGAAAAGGTGAATAATGACAATAACGGGACAGACCTCATCTCTTCTTTGCCGACAATCCTGGAATTTGTGGCTGAGGCACGAACCTACGGAGGGTGTGTCCTGGTCCATTGCGATCAAGGTCTTACTCGAGCTGCTGCTGTCGTGATGGGAATTTTGATGGCCGAGCGCCGCTGTACTCTCGAAGATGCCTTTTACTATGTAAAGGGTGCGAGGTCAGCTGTTCATCCTAGCCAGAGTCAGCTGCAGCAGTTGGCTAAATATGAAACAGTGCTGTTTGGTGCCTCTCTGACGTTGGTAGAAGACCTCTTCTGACCTGCAATAACTGCTTTGTGTTTTCCCCTCTTCCTGCTATCCATTTTTATTC harbors:
- the LOC137644013 gene encoding uncharacterized protein, giving the protein MGCKGSKSKKNAYARVAQYQKESWAAERAVCRPPESLEWGVAPPNCITPASLHNLLTDGFYAPYSANPRYLLVVDCRAPRAFTRRRLATARWHGALHTAPAPNLVHTIVLYDDKPRTAVPKPEDTDPLANLYHDLRRQKLDPLVLVGGWQVLEVTCPHLLEGGDNPPTPEPMPWYPAQVIPGLLYLGHAEMASDPRVLSALCVTHVVDVTECLPPRVLPSMNYLVVPLPEEETEGTKPSEKVNNDNNGTDLISSLPTILEFVAEARTYGGCVLVHCDQGLTRAAAVVMGILMAERRCTLEDAFYYVKGARSAVHPSQSQLQQLAKYETVLFGASLTLVEDLF